In Ancalomicrobiaceae bacterium S20, the following proteins share a genomic window:
- a CDS encoding ABC transporter permease yields MTAPAAASGRWRWFAADPNAGYGGFAVPAACVIVGLYVLPLASVLALGFTDPQPGFGNYERLFTAEGPLRVLATTARICVISTVLSVVLGYVVAYATVSSSTGWRTVLLVAILVPFWVSVLIRAFSWLVLLRDNGLVNQALMGTGLVDAPVRLARNEAGVLIGMVHYLVPYAALPLIATIRQIDMRVIAAAKSLGASDARTFWRILLPMTMPGVFAATIIVFVFSLGFFVTPAILGGGRVIMVSEYVSVNVLQTLRWGFAAAQATVLLVVTLIAVGVLARTVGFRRALG; encoded by the coding sequence ATGACCGCTCCCGCGGCGGCGTCCGGTCGGTGGCGATGGTTCGCCGCCGATCCGAACGCGGGCTACGGCGGCTTCGCCGTGCCCGCGGCTTGCGTGATCGTCGGGCTCTACGTCCTGCCGCTCGCCTCGGTGCTGGCGCTCGGCTTCACCGATCCGCAGCCGGGGTTCGGCAACTACGAGCGCTTGTTCACGGCCGAAGGTCCGCTGCGCGTGCTGGCGACGACGGCGCGCATCTGCGTGATCTCGACGGTGCTGTCGGTCGTCCTCGGCTACGTCGTCGCCTACGCGACCGTCTCGTCCTCGACCGGTTGGCGCACGGTGCTGCTCGTCGCGATCCTGGTGCCGTTCTGGGTGTCGGTGCTGATCCGCGCCTTCTCGTGGCTGGTGCTGTTGCGCGACAACGGCCTCGTCAATCAGGCGCTGATGGGCACCGGCCTCGTGGACGCGCCGGTCAGGCTCGCGCGCAACGAGGCGGGCGTGCTGATCGGCATGGTCCATTATCTCGTGCCCTACGCGGCGCTGCCGCTGATCGCGACGATCCGGCAGATCGACATGCGGGTGATCGCGGCCGCCAAGAGCCTCGGCGCCTCGGACGCGCGGACGTTCTGGCGCATCCTGCTGCCGATGACCATGCCCGGCGTCTTCGCGGCGACGATCATCGTGTTCGTCTTCTCGCTCGGCTTCTTCGTGACGCCGGCGATCCTCGGCGGCGGGCGGGTCATCATGGTGTCCGAATACGTCAGCGTGAACGTGCTCCAGACGCTCCGATGGGGTTTCGCCGCCGCGCAGGCGACGGTGCTGCTCGTCGTGACGCTGATCGCGGTGGGCGTGCTCGCGCGGACGGTCGGCTTCCGGAGGGCGCTCGGATGA
- a CDS encoding ABC transporter substrate-binding protein: MPTDAFLNDNLDRALDATKRGAMDRRDFLGLLATVAAGALVGSGRAAEAASKALTVANFGGDAVKAFEAAWTGPFAATSGATVTIDGAGPLPGNIKKMVDEKNVVWDVSDGDGFYALQLGAQNLVEKIDYSVVKKDQLYDWNAYEHGVGNYVYSYVLAYRKSKYPTPPKSWADFLDVKKFPGKRTLWKWFMGMPEPLLLGSGVPKDKLYPIDMDKVVKAVKSLGDNLVLWDSGGSSQQVFLDKEVDMGVIWHTRATVLEKDTGGDVTWTWADHILTPGAWVVPKGGKDTKLAMEFIASTQDPAKQVKLLDMLGNGPANPKTVALLTDEQKRKNPTSHLDTAVIRDEKWYAEKYDDAVGVWLDAIAK, encoded by the coding sequence ATGCCGACCGACGCGTTTCTGAACGACAATCTCGACCGGGCGCTCGACGCGACCAAGCGGGGCGCGATGGACCGTCGCGACTTCCTCGGCCTGCTCGCGACCGTCGCCGCCGGGGCGCTGGTCGGCTCGGGCCGCGCGGCCGAGGCGGCCTCGAAGGCGCTGACCGTCGCCAACTTCGGCGGCGACGCGGTCAAGGCGTTCGAGGCGGCGTGGACGGGCCCCTTCGCCGCGACCTCCGGCGCGACCGTCACGATCGACGGCGCGGGGCCGCTGCCGGGCAACATCAAGAAGATGGTCGACGAGAAGAACGTCGTCTGGGACGTCTCCGACGGCGACGGCTTCTACGCGCTGCAGCTCGGCGCGCAGAACCTAGTCGAGAAGATCGACTATTCGGTCGTCAAGAAGGACCAGCTCTACGACTGGAACGCCTACGAGCACGGCGTCGGCAACTACGTCTATTCCTACGTGCTCGCCTACCGCAAGAGCAAGTATCCGACGCCGCCGAAGAGCTGGGCCGACTTCCTCGACGTGAAGAAGTTCCCCGGCAAGCGCACGCTCTGGAAGTGGTTCATGGGCATGCCCGAGCCCCTGCTGCTCGGTAGCGGCGTGCCGAAGGACAAGCTCTATCCGATCGATATGGACAAGGTCGTCAAGGCCGTGAAGTCGCTCGGCGACAACCTCGTGCTCTGGGATTCCGGCGGGTCGAGCCAGCAGGTCTTCCTCGACAAGGAGGTCGACATGGGCGTGATCTGGCACACCCGCGCCACCGTGCTCGAGAAGGACACCGGCGGCGACGTGACCTGGACCTGGGCCGACCATATCCTGACGCCGGGCGCCTGGGTGGTGCCGAAGGGCGGCAAGGACACCAAACTCGCCATGGAGTTCATCGCCTCGACGCAGGACCCGGCCAAGCAGGTCAAGCTGCTCGACATGCTCGGCAACGGCCCGGCCAACCCGAAGACGGTCGCGCTGCTCACCGACGAGCAGAAGCGCAAGAACCCGACCTCGCATCTCGACACCGCGGTGATCCGCGACGAGAAGTGGTACGCCGAGAAGTACGACGACGCCGTCGGCGTCTGGCTCGACGCCATCGCGAAATGA
- a CDS encoding LysR family transcriptional regulator, producing the protein MRVFRTVVDHGGFSAAEVTLNKSKSAISLDISNLEQRLGAKLCQRGRSGFALTDEGQIVYLAALQLFNDLDKFKDRVSTGMRRLTGKVTLLLLDNIVSVAEKPLAEAFAAFGRAHPRVEIRVESISASGLERGILEGDAEIGISVVPRPVATLEMIPLFREEVRLYCGDRHPLFGVADPAEEDVVRHALIEPSTTDDPAFAALLGQFPISAQAGSLDTRILLILSGLHLGFLPPHYAQTWVDRGQLREIRPDAFSSVNTFHLLMKKSARPTAAAQQMTKSILQAFRSSRVSGIPGDRGA; encoded by the coding sequence CTGCGCGTGTTCCGGACCGTGGTCGACCACGGTGGCTTCTCCGCGGCCGAGGTCACGCTCAACAAGTCGAAGTCGGCGATCAGCCTGGACATCTCGAACCTCGAACAGCGGCTCGGCGCCAAGCTCTGCCAGCGTGGCCGCTCCGGCTTCGCCCTGACCGACGAGGGCCAGATCGTCTATCTGGCCGCGCTGCAGCTCTTCAACGACCTCGACAAGTTCAAGGACCGCGTCAGCACCGGCATGCGCCGTCTGACCGGCAAGGTCACGCTGCTCTTGCTCGACAACATCGTCTCGGTCGCCGAGAAGCCGCTCGCCGAGGCCTTCGCCGCCTTCGGGCGGGCGCATCCGCGCGTCGAGATCCGGGTCGAGTCGATCTCGGCCTCCGGGCTCGAACGCGGCATCCTCGAAGGCGACGCCGAGATCGGCATCTCCGTCGTGCCGCGTCCGGTCGCGACGCTCGAGATGATCCCGCTGTTCCGCGAGGAGGTCCGCCTCTATTGCGGCGACCGCCACCCGCTTTTCGGCGTCGCCGATCCGGCCGAGGAGGACGTCGTCCGCCACGCCCTGATCGAGCCGAGCACGACCGACGACCCGGCCTTCGCGGCGCTGCTCGGCCAGTTCCCGATCTCGGCGCAGGCGGGCAGCCTCGATACGCGCATCCTCCTGATCCTGAGCGGCCTGCACCTCGGCTTCCTGCCGCCGCACTACGCGCAGACCTGGGTCGACCGCGGTCAGTTGCGCGAGATCAGGCCCGACGCGTTCTCGAGCGTGAACACGTTCCATCTGCTGATGAAGAAGTCGGCGCGGCCGACCGCCGCGGCCCAGCAGATGACCAAGAGCATCCTGCAGGCGTTCAGATCCTCGCGCGTCAGCGGCATCCCGGGCGACCGCGGCGCCTGA
- a CDS encoding sugar phosphate isomerase/epimerase, with protein MSGTMREIRFYQSLWATELRRPGVPERPVAERFDEVAADGYDGMAIDLGALSLEQARATVPEFARTGLRGLLTAFPKSIEDLTPALHLAKDIGAPFVVVVGQVMPLTVEGMIPVVREWLAVSRREGVPIQFETHRDCITNDLFSTVQLLDAIPEMRMAADLSHYVVDREMLHPIRPEYQALVARVLARSDSFQGRVASRSQIQIPIGFPQHAKWVATFLDWWTEGLGGFRRRTPADEPAVFLCELGPPEYAITDANGAELSDRRAEALAIRAMVRERWDAMVD; from the coding sequence GTGAGCGGCACGATGCGGGAGATCCGGTTCTATCAGAGCCTCTGGGCGACGGAGCTCCGTCGCCCCGGGGTTCCCGAGCGGCCCGTCGCGGAGCGCTTCGACGAGGTCGCAGCCGACGGCTACGACGGCATGGCGATCGACCTCGGCGCGCTGAGCCTGGAGCAGGCGCGCGCCACGGTGCCGGAGTTCGCGCGCACCGGCCTGCGCGGGCTCCTGACCGCCTTTCCGAAGTCGATCGAGGATCTGACCCCGGCGCTGCACCTCGCCAAGGACATCGGCGCGCCGTTCGTGGTCGTGGTCGGGCAGGTGATGCCGCTGACGGTCGAGGGCATGATACCGGTCGTGCGCGAGTGGCTCGCGGTCTCACGCCGCGAGGGCGTGCCGATCCAGTTCGAGACCCACCGCGACTGCATCACCAACGACCTCTTTTCGACCGTGCAGCTTCTCGACGCCATCCCGGAGATGCGGATGGCGGCCGACCTGTCGCACTACGTCGTCGACCGCGAGATGCTGCATCCGATCAGGCCCGAGTATCAGGCGCTGGTGGCGCGCGTGCTCGCCCGCTCCGACAGTTTTCAGGGCCGGGTCGCCTCGCGCAGCCAGATCCAGATCCCGATCGGCTTCCCGCAGCATGCGAAGTGGGTCGCGACCTTCCTCGACTGGTGGACCGAGGGTTTGGGCGGCTTCCGGCGCCGGACGCCGGCCGATGAGCCGGCGGTGTTCCTGTGCGAGCTCGGGCCGCCGGAATACGCGATCACCGACGCGAACGGCGCGGAACTCTCCGATCGCCGCGCTGAGGCGCTGGCGATCCGCGCCATGGTGCGCGAGCGCTGGGACGCGATGGTCGACTGA
- a CDS encoding fatty acid desaturase — translation MDEVFGRKDMITPTELRDLSAKSDLRGFAQLASHFGAIAATGILLSLTWGSWLAAPVFLIHGVLINFLYAGQHEMSHWTVFKTRKLNEIFGRLFGFVLIYPRDFDQIQHFAHHRYTNLWEKDGELERPPYSLASYLLWVFGPTYWYSRIRRVVRFSFGVVTERYIPDARKPDVIREARFHLAGYALIAVASVATGSWLAVTHWLAPMMVTKVVHQLQNTIEHLGLPHVDDIALNTRSTRTNAFMRWMCWNMQYHTAHHAFPGVPFHKLPDLHRTIFVAKNRKPQEMSYLGFQAALIRAFWGGRTEADYPNDRIWISDETDLSPSAPAAPDDPTGLKMEA, via the coding sequence ATGGACGAGGTTTTCGGCCGCAAGGACATGATCACGCCGACGGAGTTGCGCGATCTCTCGGCGAAGTCCGACCTGCGCGGGTTCGCGCAGCTCGCCAGCCATTTCGGCGCGATCGCCGCCACGGGCATATTGCTGAGCCTGACCTGGGGTAGCTGGCTCGCCGCGCCGGTGTTCCTGATCCACGGCGTGCTGATCAACTTCCTCTACGCCGGCCAGCACGAGATGAGCCACTGGACCGTCTTCAAGACGCGCAAGCTCAACGAGATCTTCGGCCGGCTGTTCGGCTTCGTGCTGATCTATCCGCGCGACTTCGACCAGATCCAGCACTTCGCCCACCATCGCTATACCAATCTCTGGGAGAAGGACGGCGAGCTCGAACGTCCGCCGTATTCGCTCGCGTCATATCTCCTGTGGGTGTTCGGGCCGACCTACTGGTATTCGCGCATCCGCCGCGTCGTGCGGTTTTCGTTCGGCGTCGTCACCGAACGCTACATCCCTGACGCGCGCAAGCCGGACGTGATCCGCGAGGCGCGGTTCCATCTCGCCGGCTATGCCCTGATCGCCGTCGCCTCGGTCGCGACCGGCAGCTGGCTCGCGGTCACGCATTGGCTCGCCCCGATGATGGTGACCAAGGTCGTGCACCAGCTTCAAAACACGATCGAGCACCTCGGCCTGCCGCACGTCGACGACATCGCGCTCAACACGCGCTCGACCCGCACCAACGCCTTCATGCGCTGGATGTGCTGGAACATGCAGTACCACACCGCCCACCACGCCTTCCCGGGCGTGCCGTTCCACAAGCTTCCCGACCTGCACCGGACCATCTTCGTCGCGAAGAACCGCAAGCCACAGGAGATGAGCTATCTCGGCTTCCAGGCGGCGCTGATCCGGGCATTCTGGGGCGGGCGCACCGAGGCCGATTATCCGAACGACAGGATCTGGATCTCCGACGAAACCGACCTGTCGCCCTCGGCGCCGGCCGCGCCTGACGATCCGACCGGCCTCAAGATGGAGGCGTGA